The Microbacterium esteraromaticum genome contains the following window.
CCCAGCCTTCGGCCTTGAACTGCTTGTCGCGGTGCAGCGTCCGCCCGAGCAGCACGAGCAGCAGCAGGCCGGCACCTGCGGCGAGCGACATGATGGTGTTGTAGGTGGGCATCTGCGTCCAGTCGATGACTAGACCTGTTTCGCTTCCACCGAGGAATTCGTCCATTGTTCCTGTCTTTCTTTCTTTGCTCGCGCGCGGGTATGGGGGCGCAACCAACGTCGACGCGCGTCGTGCGCGAGCCTGCAACGGTCGTCGGCGTTGGCCGTGAGTCGGGTTATTGAACCGTCGCAATCCGCCGGGTGCGGTCGAGTACTGACCGGCCCTGCGCGGTGGGGGTGAAAGAGCGGCACATCATGCGCGGCTCATGAGGGAGCATGCTCTTAACCCTATGCTCTTCCAATGTCTGCTGGGGTCGGTCGCTCAGGCTGAGCGCATCCCGCGCCGACTACCCTTGATGCATGCGTCGAATCGCCCGGGTCCCCGTCCTTGCTGTCGGAGTGCTCGCGATCGGCGCACTCACCGGGTGCTCGTCGATCGCGCAGCTCACCGGCGAAGCCCTGGGCGTCGATGTCGAGCAGGTCTGCCAGTCGGTCGATGACATGTACGCACAGTACGAGGGAATACTCGCGCAGGGCGATGCGACTGCGGAAGACCTTGCGGCAGCGCGCGACGGTCTCGTCATCACGCTCGAAGGTGTCGCTGATGACATCGGCGGCCAGATCGGCGACGTCATCCGAACCAACGCCGACCGCCTCGCCGATGTGGCCGACCCGAACGCACCAGAGGCGATTCGGGCGATCGAGCAGGTGAAGTCCTCGCTCGAGCCGCTCTGCGGCTGACCATGGCCTGAGCACCGCTCCGCCGCTACGCTGGCCCGCATGGGCATCACGCTGGAGAACGTCGGAATCACCGTGCGCGACATCGAGGCCACGATCGCCTTCTTCACCGACTTGGGTCTGCACGTCGTCGGTCGAGACACCGTCAGCGGGGAGTGGTCTGAGGTCGTCACCGGTCTGGACGGCAACCACGCACGGATCGCGATGCTGCAGACGCCGGACGGGCAGGGGCAGCTCGAACTCATCGAGTACATCCACCCGGAAGCGATCGAGAACATGCCGACGAATCCGAACGACATCGGCATGCACCGCGTCGCGTTCTCGGTCGATGACCTCGACGAGGCACTGAAGATCGCTGCGCGCCACGGATGCCACCCGCTTCGCGGCGTCGCCAACTACCAAGACATGTACCGGCTCACCTACCTGCGTGGTCCCTCGGGCATCCTCGTGATGCTCGCGCAGGTGCTCTCACCTGCCTGACCGGGCATACAGATTCTGCCGAACTTGT
Protein-coding sequences here:
- a CDS encoding VOC family protein; the encoded protein is MGITLENVGITVRDIEATIAFFTDLGLHVVGRDTVSGEWSEVVTGLDGNHARIAMLQTPDGQGQLELIEYIHPEAIENMPTNPNDIGMHRVAFSVDDLDEALKIAARHGCHPLRGVANYQDMYRLTYLRGPSGILVMLAQVLSPA